The following proteins come from a genomic window of Diceros bicornis minor isolate mBicDic1 chromosome 4, mDicBic1.mat.cur, whole genome shotgun sequence:
- the RHBG gene encoding ammonium transporter Rh type B: protein MAGSPLRAAGRRLQLPLLCLLLQGATAILFAVFVRYNHETDAALWHWGNHSNADNEFYFRYPSFQDVQAMVFVGFGLLMAFLQRYGFSSVGFTFLLAAFALQWSTLVQGFFHSFHGGHIHVGIESMINADFCAAAVLISFGAILGKTGPAQLLLMALLEVVLFGVNEFVLLSLLGVKDAGGSMTIHTFGAYFGLVLSRVLYRPQLEKSKHRQGSVYHSDLFAMIGTIFLWIFWPSFNSAPTTLGDGQQRTALNTYYSLTASTLSTFALSALVGGDGRLDMVHIQNAALAGGVVVGTSAEMMLTPFGALVAGFLAGTVSTLGYKFFTPTLESKFKVQDTCGVHNLHGMPGVLGALLGVLVAGLATHEAYGDGLESVFPLVAEGQRSATSQAVYQLFGLFVTLTFASVGGGLGGLLLRLPFLGSLPDSQCYEDQIYWEVPGEHEEEAQGPLRVEERDTQA, encoded by the exons ATGGCCGGGTCCCCTCTCCGCGCCGCAGGTCGGCGACTGCAGCTGCCCCTGCtgtgcctcctcctccagggcgCCACCGCCATCCTCTTTGCGGTCTTTGTCCGCTACAACCACGAAACCGACGCTGCCCTCTGGCACTGGGGCAACCACAGTAACGCGGACAATGAATTTTACTTTCGCTACCCAA GCTTCCAGGACGTGCAAGCCATGGTCTTTGTGGGCTTCGGTCTCCTCATGGCCTTCCTGCAGCGTTACGGCTTCAGCAGCGTGGGCTTCACCTTCCTCCTGGCCGCCTTTGCCCTGCAGTGGTCCACACTGGTGCAGGGCTTCTTCCACTCCTTCCACGGCGGCCACATCCATGTTGGCATCGAGAG CATGATCAACGCTGACTTCTGCGCTGCGGCTGTACTTATCTCCTTTGGCGCCATACTGGGCAAGACTGGGCCAGCTCAGCTGCTGCTCATGGCCCTTCTGGAGGTGGTGCTGTTTGGTGTCAACGAGTTTGTGCTCCTAAGTCTCCTGGGG GTGAAGGATGCAGGAGGCTCCATGACTATCCACACTTTCGGTGCCTACTTTGGGCTGGTCCTGTCACGGGTCCTCTATAGGCCCCAGCTGGAGAAGAGCAAGCATCGCCAGGGCTCCGTCTACCATTCGGACCTCTTTGCCATGATTG GGACCATCTTCCTGTGGATCTTCTGGCCTAGTTTCAACTCTGCACCCACTACGCTGGGGGACGGACAGCAACGGACAGCCCTCAACACGTACTACTCCCTGACTGCCAGCACCCTCAGCACCTTCGCTTTGTCAGCGCTTGTCGGGGGGGATGGGCGGCTGGACATG GTCCACATCCAGAATGCAGCACTGGCTGGAGGGGTTGTGGTGGGGACATCAGCTGAAATGATGCTGACACCCTTTGGGGCTTTGGTAGCTGGCTTCCTGGCTGGGACTGTCTCCACGCTGGGGTACAAGTTCTTCACG CCCACCCTTGAGTCAAAATTCAAAGTCCAAGACACATGTGGAGTCCACAACCTCCATGGGATGCCTGGGGTCCTGGGAGCCCTCCTGGGGGTCCTTGTGGCTGGGCTGGCCACCCATGAGGCTTACGGAGATGG CTTAGAGAGCGTGTTTCCGCTCGTAGCCGAGGGCCAGCGCAGTGCCACGTCTCAGGCCGTGTATCAGCTCTTTGGGCTGTTTGTCACACTGACATTTGCCTCTGTGGGCGGGGGCCTTGGAG ggctcctgctgaggctgcccttcctgggctccctcccagACTCTCAGTGCTACGAGGACCAGATTTACTGGGAG GTGCCTGGGGAGCATGAGGAAGAAGCCCAAGGACCTCTGAGGGTGGAGGAACGAGACACTCAGGCCTAA